The proteins below are encoded in one region of Coffea arabica cultivar ET-39 chromosome 4c, Coffea Arabica ET-39 HiFi, whole genome shotgun sequence:
- the LOC113739294 gene encoding probable calcium-binding protein CML46 — protein sequence MVTKDENPLSIVIFTLTCKILIWIARLQHLCLCFRFLFQSYSQSLISTFEGCWSSFAGKRRNVDEAGVASFLKPCINEDVENEGLIKGDIETVMENLGISWDSSANELRGRLGLGEISTLFEEIEPSLEEVKEAFDVFDVNKDGYVDAEDLDKTLCALGYTEFSELECQRMIIGFSNNEDKRIDLRQFVKVIELSFC from the coding sequence ATGGTCACCAAGGATGAAAATCCACTGTCAATTGTGATTTTCACTTTGACATGCAAAATCCTCATTTGGATTGCTAGACTTCAACATTTGTGTTTATGTTTTCGCTTCTTGTTTCAATCATATTCTCAATCCCTCATTAGTACATTTGAGGGCTGCTGGAGTAGCTTTGCCGGTAAGAGGAGAAATGTGGATGAGGCCGGCGTAGCCTCATTCTTGAAACCATGCATCAATGAAGATGTAGAAAACGAGGGATTGATCAAGGGAGATATTGAAACAGTGATGGAAAATCTAGGAATTTCTTGGGACTCGAGTGCAAATGAGCTTCGAGGAAGATTAGGCTTAGGTGAAATTTCAACTTTGTTTGAAGAAATTGAGCCTAGTCTAGAAGAAGTGAAGGAAGCTTTTGACGTGTTTGATGTTAACAAAGATGGCTACGTAGATGCAGAAGACTTGGACAAAACTTTGTGCGCGTTAGGTTACACAGAATTTTCAGAATTGGAATGCCAAAGGATGATTATTGGGTTCAGCAATAATGAAGATAAACGAATTGATTTGAGACAATTCGTGAAGGTTATTGAACTTAGCTTTTGCTAA
- the LOC113739295 gene encoding uncharacterized protein, producing MRDILGFAQVLSQALQCKSQDILNALKLVSVTKDRLQSYRDNGWNELFTNVKTFCDARNIEMPGMNVIYKAGRGRIRKQNDPITMEHHYRIDVFLATVDSQILEMKNRFKEDVIELLILSSALHPKDNFQAFNIEQICQLADKFYSADFTDQEKLHLRTQLELFQIEFSCNSQLQNLSSLQELCQVLAKTRKSMCYTLIDRLIRLILTLPVSTATTERAFSAMKIIKTCLRSRMEEDFLANSMIMYIEKEITRTFDVNSIIDDFDKIKSRRAQFHMSHTVK from the coding sequence ATGAGGGACATTTTAGGATTTGCACAAGTACTTTCTCAAGCTTTACAATGCAAATCTCAAGATATTTTGAATGCCCTTAAATTGGTTTCAGTAACAAAGGATCGACTTCAAAGTTACAGAGATAATGGATGGAATGAATTGTTCACCAATGTAAAGACATTTTGTGATGCACGAAATATAGAGATGCCCGGTATGAATGTCATTTATAAAGCAGGTCGAGGAAGAATTCGAAAACAAAATGATCCAATTACCATGGAGCATCACTACAGGATTGATGTGTTTTTGGCAACGGTTGATTCTCAAATACTTGAAATGAAGAATAGGTTTAAGGAAGATGTAATAGAGTTGCTTATTCTTAGTTCAGCATTGCACCCCAAAGATAATTTTCAGGCTTTCAATATTGAACAAATTTGTCAACTTGCAGACAAGTTTTATTCAGCTGACTTCACAGATCAAGAGAAGTTACACTTAAGAACTCAATTAGAGCTTTTCCAGATTGAGTTTTCCTGTAATTCTCAGCTTCAAAATTTGTCATCACTTCAGGAGTTGTGCCAAGTGTTAGCGAAGACAAGAAAGTCAATGTGCTATACTCTTATTGATAGATTGATTCGTCTTATTTTGACTCTTCCTGTTTCAACAGCTACAACAGAGCGTGCATTTTCTGCTATGAAAATCATCAAGACTTGTTTGCGTTCTAGGATGGAGGAAGACTTTCTTGCCAACTCTATGATAATGTATATTGAGAAAGAAATTACTAGAACTTTTGATGTAAATTCAATCATTGATgactttgataaaattaaaagtcGTCGTGCACAATTTCATATGTCCCACACAGTCAAATAG